The Pseudomonas azotoformans genome has a segment encoding these proteins:
- a CDS encoding ABC transporter substrate-binding protein: MLRSLKYSALALGLMGATQAMAGPDLTVVSFGGANKAAQVKAFYAPWESAGNGKIIAGEYNGEMAKVKAMVDTKSVSWDLVEVESPELSRGCDEDMFEPLDPKLFGNSADYVKGAIQPCGVGFFVWSTVLAYNADKLASAPTSWADFWDTKKFPGKRGLRKGAKYTLEFALMADGVAPKDVYKVLAGKDGQDRAFKKLDELKPSIQWWEAGAQPPQYLASGDVVMSSAYNGRIAAVQKESNLKVVWNGGIYDFDAWAIPKGLAKDRAEAAKKFIAFSVQPQQQKTYSENIAYGPANTQAVPLLAKDILKDMPTTPENIANQVQIDVSFWADNGEQLEQRFNSWAAK; encoded by the coding sequence ATGTTGAGATCCCTGAAGTATTCCGCCCTGGCTTTGGGCTTGATGGGCGCGACACAGGCCATGGCAGGCCCGGACCTGACGGTCGTGTCCTTTGGCGGCGCGAACAAGGCGGCCCAGGTCAAGGCCTTTTACGCACCGTGGGAAAGCGCGGGCAACGGCAAGATCATCGCTGGCGAGTACAACGGTGAGATGGCCAAGGTCAAAGCCATGGTCGACACCAAGAGCGTGTCCTGGGACCTGGTGGAAGTGGAGTCGCCGGAGCTGTCCCGTGGCTGCGATGAGGACATGTTCGAGCCCCTCGACCCGAAACTGTTCGGCAACAGCGCCGACTACGTGAAGGGCGCGATCCAGCCGTGCGGCGTGGGCTTCTTCGTCTGGTCCACCGTGCTCGCCTACAACGCCGACAAGTTGGCCAGCGCACCGACCAGTTGGGCGGATTTCTGGGACACCAAGAAATTCCCGGGCAAGCGCGGCCTGCGTAAAGGCGCCAAGTACACCCTGGAATTCGCACTGATGGCCGACGGCGTCGCGCCGAAGGACGTCTACAAAGTGCTGGCCGGCAAAGATGGCCAGGACCGTGCGTTCAAGAAGCTCGACGAACTCAAGCCATCGATCCAGTGGTGGGAAGCGGGCGCACAGCCGCCGCAATACCTGGCTTCGGGTGACGTGGTGATGAGTTCGGCCTACAACGGCCGCATCGCCGCCGTGCAGAAAGAAAGCAACCTGAAAGTGGTGTGGAACGGCGGCATCTACGACTTCGACGCGTGGGCAATTCCTAAGGGCCTGGCGAAAGACCGTGCTGAAGCGGCGAAGAAATTCATCGCCTTCTCGGTGCAGCCACAGCAACAGAAGACCTACTCGGAAAACATCGCCTACGGCCCGGCCAACACCCAGGCCGTGCCGCTGCTGGCCAAGGACATCCTCAAGGACATGCCGACCACCCCGGAAAACATCGCCAACCAGGTGCAGATCGACGTGAGCTTCTGGGCGGATAACGGTGAGCAGTTGGAGCAGCGCTTCAACTCGTGGGCTGCCAAGTAA
- a CDS encoding ABC transporter ATP-binding protein has translation MSEVDSNDVLVSFRGVQKSYDGENLIVKDLNLEIRKGEFLTLLGPSGSGKTTSLMMLAGFETPTAGEIQLAGRSINNVPPHKRDIGMVFQNYALFPHMTVAENLAFPLSVRGLSKTDISERVKRVLSMVQLDAFAQRYPAQLSGGQQQRVALARALVFEPQLVLMDEPLGALDKQLREHMQMEIKHLHQRLGVTVVYVTHDQGEALTMSDRVAVFHQGEIQQIAAPRTLYEEPKNTFVANFIGENNRLNGRLHSHTGERCVVELARGEKVEALAVNVGQVGGPVTLSVRPERVSLNGSSESCVNRFSGRVAEFIYLGDHVRVRLEVCGKADFFVKQPIAELDPALAVGDVVPIGWQVEHVRALDPLLEAN, from the coding sequence ATGAGCGAGGTGGATTCAAATGATGTGCTGGTCAGCTTTCGTGGCGTGCAGAAGAGCTACGACGGCGAGAACCTGATCGTCAAAGACCTCAACCTGGAGATTCGCAAGGGCGAGTTCCTTACCCTGCTCGGGCCTTCCGGGTCCGGCAAAACCACCAGCCTGATGATGCTCGCCGGCTTTGAAACGCCGACCGCCGGCGAAATCCAGCTGGCCGGGCGCTCCATCAACAACGTGCCGCCGCATAAGCGCGACATCGGCATGGTGTTCCAGAACTACGCGCTGTTTCCGCACATGACCGTGGCCGAGAACCTGGCGTTCCCGCTGTCGGTGCGGGGCTTGAGCAAGACCGATATCAGCGAGCGGGTCAAACGCGTATTGAGCATGGTCCAGCTTGATGCGTTCGCCCAGCGCTACCCGGCGCAACTCTCCGGCGGCCAGCAACAGCGCGTGGCATTGGCCCGCGCGCTGGTGTTCGAACCGCAACTGGTGCTGATGGACGAACCCCTCGGTGCCCTCGACAAGCAACTGCGCGAACACATGCAGATGGAGATCAAACACCTGCACCAGCGCCTCGGCGTGACGGTGGTGTATGTGACTCACGACCAGGGCGAGGCGCTGACCATGTCTGACCGTGTGGCGGTATTCCACCAGGGCGAGATCCAGCAGATCGCCGCGCCGCGCACCCTTTACGAAGAACCGAAGAACACCTTCGTCGCCAACTTCATCGGCGAGAACAACCGCCTCAACGGCCGCTTGCACAGCCATACCGGCGAGCGCTGCGTGGTGGAGCTGGCGCGCGGCGAGAAGGTCGAGGCGCTGGCCGTGAATGTCGGCCAGGTCGGCGGTCCGGTGACCCTGTCGGTGCGCCCGGAGCGCGTCAGCCTCAATGGCTCCAGCGAAAGCTGCGTCAACCGCTTCTCTGGGCGCGTGGCCGAATTCATCTACCTGGGCGACCACGTGCGCGTGCGCCTGGAAGTCTGCGGCAAGGCCGATTTTTTTGTGAAACAACCGATTGCCGAGCTGGACCCAGCCCTGGCGGTCGGCGACGTGGTACCGATTGGCTGGCAAGTCGAGCACGTTCGCGCACTCGACCCACTTCTAGAGGCGAATTGA
- a CDS encoding response regulator produces MIRVLVAEDHTIVREGIKQLIGLAKDLLVVGEASNGEQLLETLRHVACEVVLLDISMPGVNGLEAIARIRALNNPPAILVLSMHDEAQMAARALKVGAAGYATKDSDPALLLTAIRKVAAGGRYIDPDLADRMVFEVGLTDTRPLHSLLSEREFSVFERLAQGANVNDIAQQLALSSKTISTHKARLMQKLNITSLAELVKYAMEHKLL; encoded by the coding sequence GTGATCCGCGTACTGGTAGCCGAAGACCACACCATCGTTCGTGAAGGCATCAAGCAATTGATCGGCTTGGCCAAAGACCTGTTGGTGGTGGGGGAGGCCAGCAATGGCGAGCAATTACTGGAAACCTTGCGCCACGTTGCCTGCGAGGTGGTGTTGCTGGACATTTCGATGCCCGGCGTCAACGGCCTGGAAGCGATTGCGCGGATCCGTGCGCTGAACAATCCGCCGGCCATCCTGGTGCTGTCGATGCACGACGAAGCGCAAATGGCCGCCCGCGCCTTGAAGGTCGGTGCCGCCGGTTACGCCACCAAGGACAGCGACCCGGCGCTGTTGCTCACGGCGATTCGCAAGGTGGCGGCAGGTGGGCGATATATCGACCCGGACCTGGCCGACCGGATGGTCTTCGAAGTCGGCCTCACCGATACGCGACCGCTGCATTCATTACTGTCGGAGCGCGAGTTCTCGGTGTTCGAGCGCCTGGCCCAGGGCGCCAACGTCAACGACATCGCTCAACAGTTGGCGCTGAGCAGCAAGACCATCAGCACCCACAAGGCGCGGCTGATGCAAAAGCTCAATATCACGTCCCTGGCGGAGTTGGTGAAATACGCCATGGAGCACAAGCTGCTCTAG